DNA from Streptococcus parasuis:
TCAGGAAGGCATCCCAAAACCTCCTAAGAAAGAAAAGGAATCTATTTATGAAAACAAATTTAAAAAAACTGCTTTATTCAGGTGTCACGTTGATGAGTATCGGTGTCTTGGCGGCATGTTCATCAACTTCTAGTTCAACGACAACATCAAGTTCTAAAGCTACAAGTCAATCAAGTGCAGCAACTACTTCCAGCAATAGCACCTCATCTGACTCAAGTTCATCATCATCTTCGATTGACTGGTCAGCCCTTCCTACTACAGAAGTAACGCTTTCAAATGATGGATTGAAAATAACGGAAGGTGGAACCTATATTCTAACAGGTTCAACAACTGCAGGTATAACGGTTGAAACAGATGCAAATGTCCGTATCATTTTAGCAGGTGCCGAGATTTCAAGCTCAGATACTGCCGCAATTAATGTTATTAGTGCAGATAATGTTGAATTAGAACTTCAAGATGGAACGACAAACACTGTGAAAGATACGAGCAATCACACTGATACAAATATTGAAGGTGCCATTCATGTTGAGGCAGATTTAACCATTACGGGGAATGGTAGCCTGACAGTAGAAGGAAACTTTCAAGATGGTATTGTATCAACTGATGATCTAGTTATTGACGCAGGAAATATCACTGTTACAGCAGTAGATGATGGCATCCGTGGTAAAGATTCAATGACTATCAATGGTGGAACTATCACTGTAACAGCAGGTGGAGATGGTATCAAGTCAACCAATGATACAGATACAACTAAAGGCTACACAACAATTACAGGTGGTGAAATTACTGTAAAAGCAGGAGATGATGGTATCAAAGCAGAAACAGCCTTGACAATTGACGGTGGCACAATTTCTGTACCAGAATCAGTAGAAGCCTTGGAAGGAACCAATATCACAATCAATGGTGGTACCATCGATGTATACGGATCGGATGATGCTATTAATGCGGCAAGTACAGCGTCATCAGATATCTTTATCAAGGTAACTGGTGGTGACTTGACAGTCGCTGTAGGTAGTGGGGATACGGATGCCTTTGATGCTAATGGAGATATCTATATCTCCGGAGGTACAATTGATGTAACAGCTCCAACTTCAGCCTTTGACTTCGATGGAACTGCTGAATTGACAGGTGGTACTGTGACAGTTAACGGTGAGCAGATTACTCAAATCACAGCAACAGGACCAGGTGCAGGTGGCCACGGTGGCTGGTAATTGATCGTCAAATTATAATAAAAAGGTCTGAGTTTTGAGAAACTCAGGCCTTTCGTTTTGTTTCCATATTTGGAAGATTGATTTTATATTTAATGACCAATAATCGAATGATTAAAGAAATGGCAAAAATAGTGATGAAGGTTGGAATTTGTGGTAATCTCCAATCTACAACACAGAGATGATATAAGATACCAGAAAAGAGTGCTAACACAGCATAGACATCTTCCTTTAGGACAATCGGTGTCTCATTGACTAATAAATCACGAGCAATTCCGCCACCAACTCCTGTTAGAGCTGCTAAAATACCACTCGTTACGGCATTTAGTTGAAGTTCAACTCCTGTACTTGCTCCAATAAGGGCAAAAATGGATAAACCGACGGCATCGAAGATCAAATTAGTTTGGGATAGAAAATGAATCATCTTTTTATCAAGTGGTTTGTCCTGCCTTAGATTGATGACAATCAAGTACATCACAATAGCCACAACAAGAGATAAGTAGATAGCAGTCGGGTCGGTTAAGGCAGTCGGAATCCTATTTGCCATTGTATCACGAATGATGCCACCACCAACAGCAGTAATGATGCTGAGGAGACTAATTCCAAAAATATCTAACTTTTTCTTGAAACCTTTTACTGCACCCGATACAGCAAAGGCAATTGTGCCAATATAGTTGCACATCATAAGAAACAAATCGAATTCCATAAGCACCTCCTTTTCTATATTAACAGAAAGGAAAATGACTGACAAGACTCTTTTTGAGTTTGTGAAAAAAGTTTCAAACGAGACAGTTTGTCATTTGTTGAAATTTGTGAAAAAACGCACGAAATAAAGGTTTTTCACAAAAATTTCTGCAAAAAGAAAACGGTTCAATTATTTGCCATTTGTGAAATATTGGTCTATCATAATACAGAAAGAGAAAAACCTTTGGAGGAAATTATGGTATCTATCTCAAAAGAACAACACTTGGATATGTTCTTGAAAATGCAACAGATTCGTGATGTTGATATGAAATTAAATAAATTGGTGCGTCGTGGCTTTGTACAAGGAATGACCCACTTCTCAGTTGGTGAAGAAGCAGCTGCTGTTGGACCAATCGTTGGTTTGACTGATCAAGATATTATCTTTTCACATCACCGTGGTCATGGTCATGTTATTGCAAAAGGTATTGACATCAACGGTATGATGGCTGAACTTGCTGGTAAGGCAACTGGTACATCCAAAGGCCGTGGTGGCTCCATGCACTTGGCCAATGTTGAAAAAGGAAACTTTGGTTCAAACGGTATCGTCGGTGGTGGCTATGCCCTTGCAGTAGGAGCGGCTCTCACACAACAATACCTTGGGACAGATAATATCGTTATCGCCTTCTCAGGTGACTCAGCAACAAACGAAGGCTCATTTCATGAGTCAATGAACCTGGCGGCTGTCTGGAATTTACCAGTTATATTCTTTATTACAAATAACCGATATGGTATCTCAACAGACATTTCTTATTCAACAAAAATTCCTCACCTCTACCAACGTGCGGCAGCATACGGTATTCCAGGTCACTATGTTGAAGATGGTAATGACGTCATTGCTGTTTATGAAAAAATGCAAGAAGTAATTGAGTATGTTCGTGCAGGAAATGGCCCAGCGATGGTGGAGGTTGAATCGTATCGCTGGTTTGGACATTCGACAGCTGATGCCGGAGCCTACCGTACAAAAGAAGAAGTTGCAGCTTGGAAAGCAAAGGATCCACTTAAGAAATACCGTACATATTTGACCGAAAACAAGATTGCAACAGATGAAGAATTAGATGCAATTGAAACACAAGTTGCTGAACAAGTTGAGGCTGCTGTGAAATTTGCACAAGAAAGTCCAGATCCAGATATTTCAATCGCATACGAAGACGTGTTTGTAGATTAAGTAACGAGAACGTTAAAAGGACACAGCGAAAATAGGAAATCAGCCAAGGAAATTGGGATTTCCTGCTGATTTATCTTTTTCGCACAGTCCTTAGTTCGAGTACAATTCTAACTAAGTTGTGAGGTCGTCTAAAAAACGACTGAAAAATAGGGAACTGACACAGTGTGCTTGCACACAAGGAAGTTCGCACCTAAAGGTAGCCACATCCGTAATTCAGCTGAAGCTGAAACGGTTGCGTCTCTTTTTTCCGAGTTTTTAGACCGAACACAATTCTAAGGTGCCTCAAGCTGAGGCTATAAACAATTATAGTCTTTTAGTTTGCTTTTAGTACTAGGCATCGAGCCGCAGGCATAACTGAAGTTAGGCAAGGCGAGTTCAAACAATCTAGTGGAGTGTTTGAAGTTGGAAATAAGGAAACAGAGTTTCCTCTTACGTCGAAGTAATAAAAGAAAAACTAAATGACGAAATATTGTGGTAATTGATTGATTTTCGTTAGTACAGTAAAAGTAAATTGATATAAGTAGGAGAAATTGTAAAAATGGCTGAAACAAAAGTAATGGCCTTGCGTGAAGCGATTAACTTGGCTCAGAGCGAAGAAATGCGTAAGGATGAAAAAGTATTCTTGATGGGGGAAGACGTCGGTATCTACGGCGGTGACTTCGGTACATCTGTTGGTATGTTGGACGAATTCGGTCCAAAACGTGTTCGCGATACGCCTATCTCTGAGGCAGCAATCGCTGGTTCTGCGGTTGGTGCGGCTCAAACAGGTCTTCGTCCAATCGTTGACTTGACTTTCATGGACTTCATCACAATTGCCCTTGATGCGATTGTTAACCAAGCGGCTAAAACCAACTATATGTTTGGCGGTGGTTTGAAAACGCCTGTAACCTTCCGTGTGGCATCTGGTTCAGGTATCGGTTCAGCGGCACAGCACTCACAATCTCTTGAAGCTTGGTTGACTCACATTCCAGGTATCAAAGTTGTTGCACCTGGTACAGCTAACGATGCAAAAGGTCTTTTGAAATCATCTATCCTTGACAACAACCCAGTTATCTTCTTGGAACCAAAAGCTCTTTACGGTAAAAAAGAAGAAGTGAACTTGGATCCTGATTTCTACATTCCACTTGGTAAAGGTGAAATCAAACGTGAAGGTACTGATGTAACTATCGTTTCATACGGTCGTATGTTGGAACGTGTTTTGAAAGCAGCTGAAGAAGTGGCTGCAGATGGCATCAGTGTAGAAGTGGTAGACCCACGTACCCTTATCCCATTGGATAAAGAATTAATCATCGAATCTGTGAAGAAAACTGGTAAGGTTATCTTGGTCAACGATGCTTACAAAACAGGTGGTTTCATCGGTGAAATCGCATCAATCATCACAGAAAGCGAAGCATTTGACTACTTGGATGCACCAATCATCCGTATCGCTTCAGACGATGTACCAGTTCCTTACGCAAACATTCTTGAAAATGCAGTATTGCCAAACGTAGAGAAAATCAAAGTGGCAATTTATAAGCAAGTAAACAAGGGCTAAAGACAAAATGGAAGGACGGGCAACCGTCCTAACCCTGTTTGAAGGAATGTATGAAAAGAATTGACCTGGTTCAATGAATATCATTGGAGTCGGTTCTTAGATAACGTAAGAAATTGAAAGAAAGGAATTGAACCCGTTCGGAAAACTTGAAAATGAATGAATCGATTGAAAATCAATATTATCTACGATTTCCTATATTCAATTGTTTTCTGTTCGGACTTGGTATCTAAAAAATGGCAGTAGAAATTATTATGCCTAAACTCGGTGTGGACATGCAAGAAGGTGAAATCATCGAGTGGAAAAAACAAGAGGGTGATTTCGTCAATGAAGGTGATGTTCTCTTGGAAATGATGTCTGACAAGACCAGCATGGAGTTGGAAGCAGAAGAGTCAGGTGTCTTATTAAAAATTGTTCATGGAAATGGGGCAACGGTTCCCGTTACTGAAGTGATTGCCTACCTAGGCGCAGAAGGTGAAACAGTAGAAGCTGGAAGTGCACCTGTTGTTGAGCAGGCTGCAGCGATTGAAGAAGTGCCAGCGGGCCGTGCACCAGTGATTGTGGCACCTACTGTTGCAGCGAAACCACAAGGTGGTGGTAAAGTGCGCGCAACTCCAGCGGCCCGTAAGTTGGCTGGAGAATTGGGCATTGATTTGGGTCTTGTTCCAGGAACTGGTGCAAATGGCCGTGTTCACAAGGTTGACGTAGAAGACTTCAAGGGTGCAGCTCCTAAGGCGACACCGCTCGCAGCCCGTATTGCAGCTGACCATGGTGTTGATTTGTCAACAATCACAGGAACGGGTGTCAATGGTAAAATTGTTAAGGAAGATGTACTTGCTGTTCTTGCTCCTGTAGAAGCAGAAGTTGTGGCTCCAGCTCCTAAAGCGGAAGAGAAACCAGCTAAAGAATTGCCAGAAGGCGTTGAAATCATTAAGATGAGCCCAATGCGTAAGGCGATTTCAAAAGGTATGGTCAACTCTTACTTGACTGCTCCAACCTTTACGCTTAATTACGATATCGACATGACCAACCTCATGGCGCTTCGTAAGCAAGTCCTTGAGCCAATTATGAACAAGACTGGTCTGAAAGTGACCTTTACAGACTTGATTGGTCTCGCGGTTGTTCGTACGTTGATGAAAGAAGAACACCGTTACATGAACGCTTCTTTGATTAACGATGCACAAGAAATCGAATTACACAAGTTTGTCAACCTTGGTATCGCAGTAGGTTTAGATGATGGCTTGGTGGTGCCAGTTGTTCATGGTGCAGATAAGATGAGCTTGTCTGAATTTGTTGTGGCATCAAAAGATGTTATCAAGAAAGCTCAATCTGGTAAGTTGAAGGGGGCTGAAATGTCAGGATCTACCTTCTCTATCACCAACTTGGGTATGTTTGGTACCAAAACCTTTAACCCAATTATCAACCAACCAAACTCAGCCATCCTTGGTGTCGCAGCAACTGTTCAAACTCCAGTAGTTATTGATGGTGAAATCAAAATCCGTCCAATTATGGCACTTTGCTTGACCATTGACCACCGTATCATTGATGGTATGAATGGTGCTAAGTTCATGGTTGACTTGAAGAACTTGCTGGAAAACCCATTGGAATTGTTGATCTGAGATAAGATGCAAAAGGCGTTAAGAAAACCGTATGAAAATAGGAAATCAACGATGTGCCTTGAGGCACGAGGCGATTTATCTTTTTCAATAGGTTTTTAGCCTGTGCTCAATTTGGTAAAGAGAAAAAATAAAGAAAGGATGTAGAACGGGTTCGTGATATTTGAACACGAACTAAATGCTCGGAATTTAGATAGTCCGCCTTGGATGTACTCATCCTGCGTTGGACTCCTAAAATTCAGTCGCATTTGGACGTTCTTTGTATCATAATTATGGCAATTGAAATTATTATGCCGAAACTTGGTGTAGACATGCAAGAAGGCGAAATCATCGAATGGAAAAAACAAGAGGGTGATTTTGTCAATGAAGGTGATGTTATCTTAGAGATGATGTCAGATAAAACAAGCATGGAGTTGGAAGCGGAAGAATCAGGTGTTCTTTTGAAAATCGTTCACGGTAACGGTGCAACAGTTCCTGTAACAGAAGTTATTGCTTACCTTGGTGCAGAAGGTGAAACAGTTGAGACTGGTGCTACACCGGCTCCAGCAGAAGTTGCACAAGCAACTGCTGATTTGAAAGCAGCTGGTTTGGAAGTGCCTGCAGCTCCTGCAGTAGCTCCACAAGCTCCTAAGGCTGAATTGGCAGCAGACGAGTACGATATGGTTGTTGTCGGTGGTGGTCCTGCTGGCTACTATGCAGCGATTCGTGGTGCCCAACTAGGTGGTAAAATCGCAATCGTTGAAAAATCAGAATTTGGTGGGACTTGCTTGAACAAAGGATGTATCCCAACTAAGACCTATCTCAAGAATGCTGAAATTCTTGATGGATTGAAGATTGCGGCTGAACGTGGTATCAATCTTGCATCTACAAACTACACTGTAGATATGGATAAAACAGTTGACTTCAAGAACAAGGTTGTGAAGACTTTGACTGGTGGTGTAGCAGGTCTCTTGAAAGCCAACAAGGTAACCATCTTCAATGGTCTTGGACAAGTAAACCCTGATAAGACAGTTGTGATTGGTGATAAAGTGATTAAAGGTCGCAGCATCATTCTTGCAACTGGTTCTAAGGTTTCTCGTATCAACATCCCAGGTATTGATTCTAAATTGGTGCTAACTTCTGATGATATCCTTGACTTGCGTGAAATTCCTAAGTCACTCACTGTTATGGGTGGTGGCGTAGTCGGTGTGGAACTTGGTTTGGTTTACGCGTCTTACGGTACTGAAGTAACAGTTGTTGAAATGGCTGACCGTATCATTCCAGGTATGGACCGCGAAGTGTCTGTTGAATTGCAAAAAGTCCTTTCTAAGAAAGGTATGAAATTCTTGACATCAGTTGGAGTATCTGAAATTGTTGAAGCCAACAATCAATTGACAATTAAATTGAACGATGGTTCAGAAATTATTTCTGAAAAAGCTCTTCTTTCAATTGGACGTGTACCTCAATTAGCTGGTCTTGAAAATCTTAACCTTGAGTTGGATCGCGGTCGTATCAAGGTTAATGCTTACCAAGAAACATCTATCCCAGGAATTTATGCACCTGGTGACGTTAATGGTACTAAAATGTTGGCACACGCTGCTTATCGTATGGGTGAAGTTGCTGCTGAGAATGCTATCAACGGCAACCACCACAAGGCTAAATTGGACTTCACACCAGCAGCGGTTTACACACACCCTGAAATCGCTATGGTTGGTTTGACTGAAGACCAAGCGATCGAGAAATACGGTAAAGAAAATATCCTAATCGGTCGCAACAGCTTCACTGGTAACGGTCGTGCAATTGCTTCTAACGAAGCACATGGTTTCGTAAAAGTTATTGCTGATAAAAAATACCATGAAATCCTTGGTGTTCATATCATCGGTCCAGTTGCAGCTGAAATGATTAACGAAGCAGCAACTATCATGGAATCTGAATTGACTGTTGATGATGTGGCAGCTTCTATCCATGGTCACCCAACCTTCTCAGAAGTGATGTACGAGGCCTTCCTCGATGTTCTTGGTGTGGCGATTCACAACCCACCAAAACGTAAATAATATAACATTCAGTTTATCTTTTATTACTTCGTTAAATCGATTTGCCGTACTCTACAGAAGCGACTTGCCTCGCAAGTCCTATTCCCAACCTAGAACAGCCTTGAGGCTGTTCTAGCAACCTGTATCTTTTGATGCGAACGCAGTTCGCCTTATTTCCAACCTCCAACTATCTCCCAGATAATTGGAGCTAGTACTAAAAGCAAACTGAAATGCTAACATCAAAAAGAAAGTCCACGTGGCTTTCTTTTTTTAAAATAATGAAAATAGAAAGGGTTTGGAGAATAACTTGAAATTTGGTCATAAATCAATTTCTGTGCATTTCTATTCCTGGTAATGTTTGCAAGCTTTGTTGCAGATTTTTTCGTAACAAGCCTGTTGGCAAGAAATTCTGTTGATTATCCAAGAATATTACCTTCTCTACTTGGTAAAGATAATACTCTACAGGAAAATTGGTTGTAAAAACCGAATATTCTGAAAATTTATAAAAATATACTTGACATATTTTGAAAATAGTATAAAATGAATACTAATCAGAAGAAGTAATCTTCAAGTTTGTTTTCAGAAAACTGACGGTTGTTGCGAGTCAGTAGCAAACGAAGATGAAATGGGCTGATGTTTGATATGAGAAGGTAAACAATATCCTTCCGGTTGGCACCCCTTACCGTGCGACTCCTTGTTGGAGGAGTTTGAGATGACAAGGTTTTTTGTGTACCCTTGTTAATGGAGGTGGCACCGCGCTAGCTTTGATTAGACGCCCTCGCACAGATTTTTTTCTGTGTGAGGGCTTTTTGTATTCACAAAAGGAGTTCCCATGCACAACGTACTACCAGCAGATATTTTAACCCCCATACTAGCGTTTATGCGACTAAAAGGTAAGCATAAGATTATCCTAGAATCCATTCCGAGAGAAAAGGGAAATGCTCGTTTTTCCATTATTGCCTATAATCCTGTTTACGAAATCAAATATGACCATGGTGTGTTGACCAACAATGGAGAAGTGGTGGAAGGTGATCCATTGGAATACCTACAATCTGTGGTGGAAGGTTCGAATTTGACTGGGGAGGCTCCTTTTCAAGGAGGGGCGATTGGATTTGTTGGATATGACTTGATTAGTCTCTATGAACCCATTGGTCATATCCCCAAGGACACCATTGGAACACCGGATATGCATTTCTTTATTTATGAATCGTATTTAGTATTTGATCATAAGAAGGAGATTCTCTCCATTCATGAAGATAATACCTATAGTGGCCGTAGTTCGAGTGAGATGGAGAAAGCTCTAGCAGGTGTTTTAGCCGAATTAAAAAATCCAGCACCCGATGAATTTGCACCCCATGATCTTCAATCATTATCCTTCAAGAGTCATCTGGAAAAAGAAGAATTCGAAAATATGGTTAGGTCAGCAAAACAATTGATTCGGCAAGGCGATATGTTTCAATGTGTCCTCAGTCAACGTTTTTCATCAGATATTTCTGGCAACCCCTTTGATTATTACCGTAATTTACGGGTTACCAATCCATCGAATTATTTATATTTTTATGATTTTGAAGATTACCAAATAATCGGCGCTAGTCCAGAAAGTCTTGTGTCTGTAAAAGATGGAATCGTGACAACTAATCCAATTGCTGGAACTCGGCCTCGTGGAAATGATGATGAGGAGGACCAACGATTGGCGGCTGATTTATCAACAGATACGAAAGAAGTTGCTGAACATAGAATGTTGGTTGATCTGGGACGAAATGATATTGGTCGAATTGCACAAATTGGAACTGTCGAAGTTACTAAGTATATGGAAGTTGAATATTTCCGTTATGTGATGCACTTAACAAGTATTGTCAAAGGACAATTATTGGAGAATTTGACTGCATTAGATGCATTAAAAGCTACCCTACCTGCTGGAACAGTCTCAGGAGCACCGAAAATTAGAGCCATGCAGCGCATCTATGAATTAGAAAAGGAAAAGCGCGGCATATATGCAGGAGCAATTGGCTATCTATCTGCTACAGGAGATATGGATTTTGCGATTGCTATTCGCACCATGGTAGTGAAAAATGGCAAAGCCTATGTGCAAGCAGGTGCAGGAATTGTATATGATAGTGTTCCAGAAAATGAATACCAAGAAACGCTGAACAAGGCAAAGGCGATGACGAAAATAGGAGAGTGCTATGATTCTTTTAATTGATAACTATGATTCATTTACCTATAACTTAGCCCAATATCTAGGACAGTTTTCACATGTGCAGGTATTGAGAAATGATGCGGAGAATCTATTCGATGAAGCAAATAAAGCAAAAGGTTTGGTATTTTCTCCAGGACCAGGTTGGCCAGCAGATGCTGGAAAAATGGAAGAAATGATACAGACTTTTGCAGATAAAAAACCAATATTGGGCATTTGTTTGGGACATCAAGCAATCGCTGAAGTTTTTGGAGGGCAATTGAGATTAGCCAAAACGGTTATGCATGGGAAGCAGAGTCAGATGCGAGTGGAAGGTAACTCTCCAATTTTCAATGGTTTTCAGGGAGATGTAGAAATCATGCGTTATCACTCGATTGTCATTGATGAAATGCCAAAAGATTTTATAGTGACTGCTCGTACAACAGATGATGACGAAATTATGGCTATCCAACATAAGCAATTACCGATTTTTGGTTTGCAATTTCATCCAGAAAGTATAGGGAGTCCAGAAGGCTTACAAATGATTGAACAGTTTGTTAGAGAGGTAGTAAGATGAAAGAAATTTTTGAAAAATTAGCTACAAAACAAGACTTATCTGAGGGAGAAATCGAAGGAGTTTTTAATCGTATTCTGAATGGAGAATTGACAGAAAGTCAGATTGCAGCCCTGTTACTAGGCTTGAAAATGAAAGGTGAAACAGTTGATGAAATTGCAGGTGTCGTAAAGTCTTTGAAAAAACATGCTGTACAATTGCCTCAAACATATTCGGACGCAATGTGCAACTGCGGTACGGGTGGGGATCAATCGTATAGTTTTAATATTTCGACGACGGCTTGCTTTATCTTGGCAGCTGGGGGTATTCGTTTAGCGAAGGCGGGAAATCGATCGATTTCATCGAAGTCAGGTTCTGCAGATGTACTTGAAGAATTAGGGATAAATATTGCAGCGAATCCAGAAGTATTATCAAAAGCATTGTCTGAGGTTGGATTGGCTTTTGTCTTTGCTCAAACCATGCATCCAGCCATGCGCTTTATTGGTCCAGCCAGACGGGCATTGGGAGTTCCAACAATTATGAATATTGTTGGTCCTTTAGCCAATCCCCTATCATTAGACAGTCAATTAATGGGTGTCTATCGAGAAGACTTACAGTTTGATCTGGCTCAAGTTATGAAAAAATTGGGAAGACGACGGGCACTACTTATCACAGGACCAAACCATATGGATGAAGCGGCATTATTTGGAGAGAATCACTACACTTTGCTTACAGATGGGAATATCCATCAGGGCAGATTTACCTTTGCTGATGTGGGTCTGAATCCATTAGAACTCGCGGATATTCAGGGTGGAGATGCTGTGGAGAATGCAGAAATTTTGTTGTCAGTTCTACATAATCAAGCAAGTCCTTACTTAGAAACGACGGTTTTAAATGCAGGTCTAGGCTTTTATGCAAATGGTAAGGTTTCAAGTATCCGTGAAGGAGTTGGATTGGCTCGAAGTCTACTTGCTGACGGTTCTGCTCTGAGAAAATTGGAAGAACTAAGGGAGGTTCAGATATGAGTCAGGATTTTTTACAGACAATTTTACAGCAAAAGGAGGCAGAGGTTGCTGAGCTGGTAAATGAGCCAGTAGAATCTGTTCGTTCAACCTATTCGTTATTTGATTTTCTTACCAAGCAGAAGGGTCAACTACAACTGATTACTGAGGTAAAAAAAGCTAGCCCTAGTATGGGAGATATCAATCTGACGGTGGATATTACTGAGCAAGCACGCCAATACGAAGCAGCAGGGGCTGCTATGATTTCAGTATTGACTGACCAAATTTTCTTTAAGGGGGATGTACAGTTTCTTCGTCAAATCTCAGATTTGGTTTCAATTCCGACATTAGCGAAAGATTTTATCATTGATGAAAAACAAATTATTCGCAGTCTTAATGCAGGTGCTACAGTGATACTATTGATTGTGGCGGCTTTGTCCGAAGACAGGCTCAAAGAATTGTTTGAATTTGCAACCCGTTTGGGTCTGGAAGTATTGGTTGAGACTCATAATCTTTCAGAATTAGACATTGCTCATCGCATTGGCGCAAAGATAATTGGTGTCAACAATCGGAACCTAACAACATTTGAAGTATCCCTTCAAACTAGTCTTGACTTAGCACCTCATTTTCTACCGGACAGAGTGTATGTATCAGAATCAGGCATTTTTACAAATGAACA
Protein-coding regions in this window:
- a CDS encoding aminodeoxychorismate/anthranilate synthase component II, with the translated sequence MILLIDNYDSFTYNLAQYLGQFSHVQVLRNDAENLFDEANKAKGLVFSPGPGWPADAGKMEEMIQTFADKKPILGICLGHQAIAEVFGGQLRLAKTVMHGKQSQMRVEGNSPIFNGFQGDVEIMRYHSIVIDEMPKDFIVTARTTDDDEIMAIQHKQLPIFGLQFHPESIGSPEGLQMIEQFVREVVR
- the trpD gene encoding anthranilate phosphoribosyltransferase, whose amino-acid sequence is MKEIFEKLATKQDLSEGEIEGVFNRILNGELTESQIAALLLGLKMKGETVDEIAGVVKSLKKHAVQLPQTYSDAMCNCGTGGDQSYSFNISTTACFILAAGGIRLAKAGNRSISSKSGSADVLEELGINIAANPEVLSKALSEVGLAFVFAQTMHPAMRFIGPARRALGVPTIMNIVGPLANPLSLDSQLMGVYREDLQFDLAQVMKKLGRRRALLITGPNHMDEAALFGENHYTLLTDGNIHQGRFTFADVGLNPLELADIQGGDAVENAEILLSVLHNQASPYLETTVLNAGLGFYANGKVSSIREGVGLARSLLADGSALRKLEELREVQI
- the trpC gene encoding indole-3-glycerol phosphate synthase TrpC, which encodes MSQDFLQTILQQKEAEVAELVNEPVESVRSTYSLFDFLTKQKGQLQLITEVKKASPSMGDINLTVDITEQARQYEAAGAAMISVLTDQIFFKGDVQFLRQISDLVSIPTLAKDFIIDEKQIIRSLNAGATVILLIVAALSEDRLKELFEFATRLGLEVLVETHNLSELDIAHRIGAKIIGVNNRNLTTFEVSLQTSLDLAPHFLPDRVYVSESGIFTNEQAELLAPYFHALLVGTALMQSEDVAQKVKELSIDKG